One part of the Salinivirga cyanobacteriivorans genome encodes these proteins:
- a CDS encoding DUF1858 domain-containing protein: MITKDITIEDLVDDVPGAVRYMMEQGIKCIACGEPIWGTLEEAAKEKGFDDDTIEKFVVDLNHLQENPPEDPAGGKRIETKSMDD; encoded by the coding sequence ATGATTACAAAAGATATTACAATTGAAGATCTTGTAGATGATGTACCCGGAGCAGTAAGATACATGATGGAGCAGGGAATTAAGTGTATTGCTTGTGGCGAGCCTATTTGGGGAACCCTTGAAGAAGCCGCTAAAGAAAAAGGCTTTGATGATGATACTATTGAAAAATTTGTAGTCGACCTGAATCACTTGCAGGAAAACCCGCCTGAGGATCCTGCCGGCGGAAAAAGGATTGAGACCAAATCAATGGACGATTAA
- a CDS encoding DUF6427 family protein — protein MFVRLLKGPQPANILLIVLFSILLWLKLFWTHDFTSQAFFASFLKPDYLHIGNQQFLNTILLFSIIVFEAFYMVRLNFKYIFIDRRTYFPAFVYILWMTLMTGTNHFNATVIANLFILIAFEDMLKTQISRLNIRIIYRTGLLIGIAAMFYWPVILMLVPFWFFTLILHGLNWRGLIAQILGALTPWVFIAFYYFMTDQIGVYQDITNSLTMQRNFPLSDDIRSIKIYVLIFLLLSAMWYHFTHVIDKKIIIRKYYTGLFWFLLTITASMLLIPSAGQAGIALAGIPATIFLSNQYLITRSRIFPEINFSILVAAAVAWVVMA, from the coding sequence ATGTTTGTTAGATTACTTAAAGGACCACAACCAGCCAATATATTGCTAATAGTGCTTTTCAGTATTTTATTATGGCTGAAACTGTTCTGGACCCACGATTTCACATCACAAGCATTCTTTGCATCTTTCCTAAAACCTGACTATCTGCATATCGGGAACCAGCAATTTCTTAACACAATATTGCTTTTTTCAATCATTGTGTTTGAAGCATTCTATATGGTCAGGCTTAACTTTAAATATATATTTATCGATCGGCGCACATATTTTCCGGCATTTGTATACATTTTATGGATGACCTTAATGACCGGGACCAACCATTTTAATGCAACTGTTATTGCAAATCTTTTCATCCTTATTGCATTTGAGGATATGCTCAAAACACAGATAAGTCGTTTAAACATCAGAATAATATACAGGACAGGGCTGTTGATCGGTATTGCGGCCATGTTTTATTGGCCGGTAATACTAATGTTAGTACCTTTTTGGTTTTTTACACTCATTTTACATGGTCTTAACTGGCGAGGTCTGATCGCACAAATTCTGGGTGCTTTAACGCCCTGGGTATTTATAGCTTTTTACTATTTCATGACCGATCAGATTGGAGTATATCAGGATATCACAAACAGTTTAACGATGCAGCGCAACTTCCCGCTGAGTGACGATATTAGGTCAATTAAAATATATGTTCTGATCTTTTTACTTTTAAGCGCCATGTGGTATCATTTTACACATGTAATTGATAAAAAGATCATCATTAGAAAATATTACACTGGTTTGTTTTGGTTTTTATTAACCATCACTGCAAGTATGTTATTGATACCCTCTGCCGGCCAGGCAGGTATAGCATTGGCAGGAATCCCGGCAACTATATTTTTATCCAATCAATACCTCATCACTCGCAGCAGAATTTTTCCCGAAATTAATTTCAGCATTTTAGTCGCTGCGGCAGTAGCATGGGTTGTAATGGCCTAA
- a CDS encoding tetratricopeptide repeat protein: MKKYFVFILFVFLSFSVFSQLNIKAYLGAGRIALMDKNYTEAINRFSRILEVKPKFADAYFFRGIAKYNLGDYLGARADFSKAISINPFFAMAYHNRGLAHEQLNDFKDALDDYEQALQMDPTEPMVYVHRGLTYLMNEKYKKARNDFNEALRIDPNQPLAYMNRAIAFLELKDTAKAIKDINKSIKLNPYDEEAFRRRGLIAYMKGDYKQALEDYDMALRLDPKNSLVVYQRALAYYKLGDYDKALEDYNTVITLDPGNALAIYNRALLKSEMGNYDDAIEDYDKVSNLNPDNVLVYYNRAGVKIEIGDLKGALEDYGKAIDIFPDFATAYINRSIVKQKLGQDKGAYLDRQKAENIIAEYKKSHDDTTYQAFRDTSKNLAQLVDFNSEFNNDFSRNRIQNKNVQITLKNNYIIIPVAEDVNPENLQFVQAIFDYEKNDDNSWKWIPGLWQPESDNLIAEPENIDSLTPGSSRFQLYSYALNQSLSNNYYKAVKSFDNSVKNWQEHFLLGTIKAQMQSYIQTMNDFPTQIRLNEDANSMNNTTTGNSSLDYTDAIEDLSRSIELNNKFSLAYYNRGNLYCQQRDFKKGIADYTEAIAIDKLPEAYYNRGLTLIYLKETEKGCLDISKAGELGIQQAYNVIKRYCKSQE; the protein is encoded by the coding sequence TCTTATCATTCTCAGTGTTTTCCCAACTAAATATTAAAGCTTACCTGGGGGCAGGGCGTATAGCCCTGATGGATAAAAACTATACTGAAGCCATCAATCGTTTTAGCCGTATACTGGAAGTGAAACCAAAATTTGCCGATGCCTATTTTTTTCGGGGTATTGCAAAATATAACCTTGGTGATTATCTGGGAGCCCGGGCCGATTTTTCAAAGGCCATAAGCATTAATCCTTTTTTCGCAATGGCATATCATAACAGGGGCCTGGCACATGAACAACTTAATGACTTTAAAGATGCTTTAGACGATTACGAACAGGCGCTGCAAATGGACCCTACCGAGCCTATGGTGTATGTGCACCGCGGCCTTACTTACCTGATGAATGAAAAATATAAAAAGGCAAGAAATGATTTTAATGAAGCGCTGCGAATTGATCCTAACCAGCCTTTAGCATATATGAACAGGGCCATAGCCTTTTTGGAGCTAAAAGATACTGCAAAAGCTATTAAGGACATCAATAAGAGTATTAAGTTAAACCCATACGACGAAGAGGCTTTTAGGCGCCGGGGACTTATTGCCTACATGAAAGGTGACTATAAACAAGCCCTTGAAGATTATGATATGGCCCTTAGACTCGACCCCAAAAATAGCCTTGTTGTATATCAGCGAGCCCTGGCTTACTATAAGTTGGGCGACTACGATAAAGCTTTGGAGGATTATAATACCGTGATTACACTCGATCCCGGCAATGCCCTGGCTATATACAATCGTGCATTGCTTAAATCCGAAATGGGTAATTACGACGATGCCATTGAAGATTATGACAAAGTAAGTAATCTTAACCCTGATAACGTGCTGGTTTATTATAACCGGGCTGGCGTTAAGATTGAGATTGGTGATTTAAAAGGTGCACTGGAAGATTATGGTAAGGCCATAGATATTTTCCCCGATTTTGCCACAGCTTATATCAACAGGTCTATTGTAAAACAAAAACTGGGGCAGGATAAAGGGGCTTACCTGGATCGGCAAAAAGCTGAAAATATTATTGCCGAATATAAAAAGTCCCATGACGATACTACCTACCAGGCATTTCGAGATACATCGAAAAACCTTGCACAACTTGTTGATTTTAACTCAGAGTTTAATAACGATTTTAGCCGGAATCGAATTCAGAACAAAAATGTTCAGATTACCCTTAAAAATAATTATATAATTATCCCAGTGGCCGAGGATGTAAACCCGGAAAATTTGCAGTTTGTGCAAGCCATATTTGATTATGAAAAGAATGATGATAACAGTTGGAAATGGATCCCCGGACTATGGCAGCCCGAATCGGATAATTTGATTGCAGAACCTGAAAATATTGATTCGCTTACGCCCGGTTCTTCGCGTTTCCAATTGTATAGTTATGCGCTTAACCAGAGCCTGAGTAATAACTATTATAAGGCAGTAAAATCATTCGATAATTCAGTAAAAAATTGGCAGGAGCATTTCTTATTGGGCACCATCAAAGCTCAAATGCAATCGTATATTCAGACAATGAATGATTTCCCAACCCAAATCAGGTTAAATGAAGATGCCAATTCAATGAATAATACCACCACAGGCAATAGTTCGCTTGATTATACCGATGCCATTGAAGATTTGTCCAGGAGCATAGAGTTGAACAATAAATTTAGTCTTGCTTATTATAATCGTGGTAATTTATATTGTCAGCAGCGCGATTTTAAGAAGGGAATTGCAGATTATACCGAGGCCATTGCCATTGATAAACTTCCTGAAGCCTACTACAATCGTGGTCTTACGTTAATTTACCTTAAAGAAACAGAAAAGGGATGCCTTGATATTAGCAAAGCCGGTGAGCTTGGTATTCAGCAGGCTTATAATGTGATAAAACGGTACTGCAAATCACAAGAGTAG